One stretch of Arachis duranensis cultivar V14167 chromosome 1, aradu.V14167.gnm2.J7QH, whole genome shotgun sequence DNA includes these proteins:
- the LOC107470725 gene encoding protein RKD1-like: MECYPSLPFYETLSIEPISTIKDYDFYDIKKGFSVWNEVDAGFDCSEKVSSSSLLSNKNNEEDKSIRRVMNKRVCREERSSNSTKMLSRKMISEYFYMPITQAAKELDVGLTLLKKRCRELGIRRWPHRKLMSLQTLINNVQELGKEEGRESEEKLRNAIEILEKEKKLLEEMPDLQLEDNTKRLRQACFKANYKKRKLMMGCTSSNSSMESSSSSSYHIIGHNALRTSQNNTMGGVEFISFDDDEYQERDIKSVLSLPSLSHNIQMCSSYMFNHPSGE; this comes from the exons ATGGAGTGTTACCCTTCACTTCCGTTTTATGAAACTCTTTCCATCGAGCCAATTTCAACTATTAAAG ACTATGACTTTTATGATATCAAGAAAGGGTTTTCTGTCTGGAACGAAGTGGATGCCGGCTTTGATTGTTCAGAAAAagtttcatcatcatcattactTTCCAACAAAAACAATGAAGAAGATAAGAGCATCCGGAGGGTTATGAATAAACGAGTTTGTAGAGAAGAGAGAAGTAGCAACAGTACGAAAATGTTATCAAGGAAGATGATATCGGAGTATTTCTACATGCCAATAACTCAAGCAGCGAAGGAACTTGATGTGGGCTTAACTCTTTTGAAGAAGAGATGCAGAGAGTTAGGGATTCGAAGGTGGCCTCATCGAAAACTTATGAGCCTTCAAACCCTCATCAATAATGTTCAG GAGCTAGGGAAGGAAGAGGGGAGAGAGAGTGAAGAGAAGCTAAGGAATGCAATTGAGATATtagagaaggaaaagaagcttCTGGAAGAAATGCCTGATTTGCAACTTGAAGACAATACCAAAAGACTTAGACAAGCATGCTTCAAGGCTAattacaagaagaggaagcTCATGATGGGTTGTACTTCTTCAAATTCATCCATGGAATCTTCGTCTTCATCATCATATCATATTATTGGACATAATGCATTAAGAACTAGTCAGAATAACACAATGGGTGGTGTTGAATTTATTAgctttgatgatgatgaatatcaagaacGAGACATCAAATCTGTGTTGTCTTTGCCTTCTTTGTCCCACAACATTCAAATGTGTTCTAGCTATATGTTTAATCACCCAAGTGGTGAATGA